GTTTAATAAGTAAAATTTCATATTCTGTATCGGCTGACCAATCGGTATAACCTCACTACTTTCTCGATCACATTTCCACCAACTAACACAAATAGAAGTTTCTGTTGGGCCATAACGATTAAATAAAGGAATATCGAATTTTTTATTAAACTTATCTATTAAGTTAGCTGGTAGTTTTTCTCCCCCACATAGTACTCTTCTTAAACTTTTGCACTCTTTCACATTTTCTTCATCTAAAAATAGGTTTAACATTGCAGGTATAAAATGAATAGTAGTTATTTTCTTTTTGATTATTAAATCTATTAAATAAGGAATGTCTTTTTGCCCGTGAGGATCGGCTAATACTAACTCAGAGCCAGTAAGCAAAGTTAAAAATATTTCCCATATTGAAGCATCAAATGAGAAAGGAGCTTTATGCAATGTCTTATCATCACTAAGTCTATGCTCTTTTTGTTTGGCATTTAATACATTAACAATGCCTTTGTGTGTCAACATTACTCCTTTAGGGATACCGGTTGAACCTGAGGTATACATGATGCACACTGTCTCCTCGTTAAAAGAGTTGATACTATTTAAATTTTTAGTAGGATATTTATTGAAAGGAATGAAATTATCATCTAAAGAGATATTTATTGTGTTATTAGAAGCCCACTCTTCAAGGTTCATACCAATAACTACTTTAGACTCCGTATCAGAAATCAAGTATTTTTTTCTATCGGTAGGTAATTCTGGATCAATAGGAACATAAGTAGCACCAGCTTTCAGTATTCCTAATATTACAATGATTAACTCAATACTTCGTTCAGAACAGATGGCTACTCTTTCATTACTTTTAATTCCTATATTTTGAAGGTGATATGCAACTTGATTAGCACGACTATTTAATTCAGCGTAACTTAAGTACCTACCATTATGGCTTATTGCAATTTTGGTATTATTGTTTTTTACAACTTCTTCGAAAATATTTTCTAATCTAGAATAAAGAGACTTATTATCTTCAAGCAACAAATTATATCAACTACTTTCTCTTTTAAAATTCATCTTCTATATTTTTTTATTTCCAAATTTCTGGAACTATATCTATAATAAGTATTTTTGGAATCATATGTTTATGTAAGATTCTTTTTAATTTTTTTTTGAAAGTTTTTTCTCCTTCAAAAGAGTTGTTAATTGATATATAGGCATGTAAAGGAAATGTTGATTTATCATCTTTCTTAAAAACCACTTTAGTATCTACTACTCCTGGTTGGTTGTTTATAGTGTCCTTAACTGTTTGTAGATTGATTTTAAAACCCTTAAATTTAGCAATGTCTCTTTCATGAGCAATATGTTGCAGTTCCTTATTATGATTTACCTTATATATTTCTTGAGTTTTATAAAAAAATCCATCACCATTTTTATAATAATTTCCATTAAATACTTTAATATGACTTTCGTCAAATATGCCTATAAACAAATTGCCTGGAACATCCGGTGGTACAGGCTGCATGTCTTTATTTAAAATAAATATTTTTTTAGGATATAAAGAACTTTCAAAAATTTCCACCAAATTATCTTTATACTTACTACTTTTTAAAATTAAAGAAATTTGACCAGGCGTCGGAGTTAATCCATAAGAATACTCCTTATCTATATTTTGAAAAGTAGTTATAGAGGATATATCCAAATCAGGATTATTAATAACTTGTTTAATTATATTTAAAAAATATTCAGAAATATTTATAATTTTTTCGCGTTTAAAAATATTAACATTATATTCTATCGTCACTTTCATTTCAGAGCCTTCAGTTACTAGGAAGGAAAAATCATATTTTGCTTCTCCTTTCGGCATAGTTATACTTTCTGTTTTTACACTTTCTAAGTTTAAAACTGTTTCATTTGTTAAATGCTTATAGTTAAACATTATTTGAAATAATGGATTATAACCTAAAACCCTATGCGGATTTACTTCTTTTACTAATTTTTCAAACGGTACTTCATTGTTAGAAAAAGCTTCAATACAATTTCCTCTCACTTGCTTTAAAAATTGCCTAAAAGATTGAGAAGGATCTAATTTTGATCTAATTGCTAGAGTATTTACAAAAAAGCCAATAAGATTTTCTAATTCTCCATAATCCCTCCCAGATGTTGGAGTACCAATAATTATGTCAGTCTCATTTGTGTATTTATATAAAAGAACTTTAAAAATACTAAGTAACGACATATAAATAGTGGCACTTTCCTCTCGTGACAATTTCTCAATTCCTTTTTTAAAATGGCAAGGTAACTCAAAACTATATGTATTGCTTTTTGAAGAGAGATTTATTTTTCTTGGGAAATCTAATGGAATTTCTAAATTAGTTAAACTGCCGCCCAACTTTTCTTTCCAGTAATTTATTTGTTCTTTAAATTCCGTCTCATTTACAATTCCAATTTCCCATGAAGAATAGTCTATGTACTGAATAGGCAAATTAGGTAATTCTAATTTATCATTTCTAATCAAAGAATTGTAAATTATTCTCAATTCTTTAGTGAATATATTATAAGACCATTGATCAAAAATGATATGATGTATATTAGCGTAAAATATGTGTTCATTCTTACTAAGAATTATAAGTTTAAAAAAGTATAATGAGCCTTCAGTTAAATCGAATTGAAAATCCGCTTCTTTTCTAAACGTTTCTTCAATCTTTAATTTTTGTTCTAAATTAGACATTTTAAGAAGATCGATGACTTCCATGATTTTTCCTTCAGTAGAAGCAATCTTTTGAAAAGGTTCACCATCCTCTGATTCATGAAAACTAGTTCTAAATACTTCATGGCGTCCAACAATTTTATTTAGTGCTATTTGCAAGTAATCCAAATTTAAATTTCCAATCATACGGAATGCAAATGGTATATTATATGCAGCATTATAAGTATCAAGTTTATTCAAAAACCACAATTGACGCTGCCTAGAAGATACAGGATAAAGTCCTAACATTATTGAATATCAATTCCTTTCTTAAAGAATTTTGTTGAAAAAAGTAATTATTTCAAATTATACATATCAATGTAACATAATATTGCTTTTTTAGAAATACTTAGAATTTTTTTTTATTAAGTAGTATAATAATCC
The nucleotide sequence above comes from Psychrobacillus glaciei. Encoded proteins:
- a CDS encoding non-ribosomal peptide synthetase — its product is MLLEDNKSLYSRLENIFEEVVKNNNTKIAISHNGRYLSYAELNSRANQVAYHLQNIGIKSNERVAICSERSIELIIVILGILKAGATYVPIDPELPTDRKKYLISDTESKVVIGMNLEEWASNNTINISLDDNFIPFNKYPTKNLNSINSFNEETVCIMYTSGSTGIPKGVMLTHKGIVNVLNAKQKEHRLSDDKTLHKAPFSFDASIWEIFLTLLTGSELVLADPHGQKDIPYLIDLIIKKKITTIHFIPAMLNLFLDEENVKECKSLRRVLCGGEKLPANLIDKFNKKFDIPLFNRYGPTETSICVSWWKCDRESSEVIPIGQPIQNMKFYLLNEKLESVLEGEIGELYIAGVGLAKGYVNQEQLTKEKFIINPFNDKDFPYIYKTGDLVREIQNGTYEFVGRNDNQVKLRGFRIEISEIENTINKFEGILNSVVLINSNSIEKHNIIACILGQENPRLKEYLQKKLPSFMVPTKFIWLNEWPLNSNGKIDKNLLAEKYLEFRIENEKQKDVTSPEEILNTISRIWMKVLDLQHIDKEADFFELGGHSLLATQIISRIKKELEIKIPIATLFECSILEEFSDEVLTLTNNR
- a CDS encoding condensation domain-containing protein, yielding MLGLYPVSSRQRQLWFLNKLDTYNAAYNIPFAFRMIGNLNLDYLQIALNKIVGRHEVFRTSFHESEDGEPFQKIASTEGKIMEVIDLLKMSNLEQKLKIEETFRKEADFQFDLTEGSLYFFKLIILSKNEHIFYANIHHIIFDQWSYNIFTKELRIIYNSLIRNDKLELPNLPIQYIDYSSWEIGIVNETEFKEQINYWKEKLGGSLTNLEIPLDFPRKINLSSKSNTYSFELPCHFKKGIEKLSREESATIYMSLLSIFKVLLYKYTNETDIIIGTPTSGRDYGELENLIGFFVNTLAIRSKLDPSQSFRQFLKQVRGNCIEAFSNNEVPFEKLVKEVNPHRVLGYNPLFQIMFNYKHLTNETVLNLESVKTESITMPKGEAKYDFSFLVTEGSEMKVTIEYNVNIFKREKIINISEYFLNIIKQVINNPDLDISSITTFQNIDKEYSYGLTPTPGQISLILKSSKYKDNLVEIFESSLYPKKIFILNKDMQPVPPDVPGNLFIGIFDESHIKVFNGNYYKNGDGFFYKTQEIYKVNHNKELQHIAHERDIAKFKGFKINLQTVKDTINNQPGVVDTKVVFKKDDKSTFPLHAYISINNSFEGEKTFKKKLKRILHKHMIPKILIIDIVPEIWK